CGTCCGGAGCATGGAGGCGCTACCAGGAGGCAGCCAGTACATCGGCCTGCGTGGCGCTCGTCTCACTGATCTGCTGGGAGGATTTTTGAGGTGGGGGTGGTCGAGCCATGAAGGGGATGTGATGGGGATGTGAGGTTAGCGTCTTCAACCAATAGGCAATGATCGTGTCAGGGTCCGGTGCCATCCAGTCCTTCACATCTGAGACTTTCCCCAGCATCCATTTCCATGGGTAACTGCCCCTGTGGCCTGTGTTGATCTTATAGCAAAGTCGCTGTATATCAGCTGGGTCTCAGTGATGGTCATAGGTGGTATTGTTtgggctgcattcacatcttctaGCAGACTTTCAGAAGGTGCTTCACTTATTCTTGGTAACCGGTCTTGGGGGTTCCACATCTATTTTAGCCATGATCTTCATTTTTAGGTCAGCTGCTCTCGCGTTAAGCTCTGTTATTATTGGGGATTGGAAcccataataaaatattaaagaaacAAGTAGAAACAAAAGCATACAAGAGtttaagtaaaaacaaaaatcacttACAAAGACCTCCAGTGgtgtttttggtgttttttcttAAAAACTACACCATCACCTCCTCAAACTCCCATAACCTGCTAGAGCTTTactctcctgtttttttcttgcagcaAAGTCATCTCCAACATCATCATATGACAACTGATTTGAGACCACGTGGTTTATGCTTATAATGGTAAGTCCACTGAGATGTTCTTACATCATAGTGGATCATAGTAGCAAGTTTTAACCAGTTTGAGCTGAGAGAAGTttctttcagcagcagccactgtcacaGGAAGTGTGAGATTCTCAAAGCAACCCACACGTTGGGGTAAATTCATGCCAGCTCCTTTATGCTGCTGCATCGCTGCTGttttgtgctgctgatgtggaggCGACAGGAAAATTTCCAACGGTGGGATTGAGAAACCCCAGCAGCAAcccctaagtcctttcaaaataaaagcacagatgcaatttattacctttaactGCACCGTTGTTGCCtttaaatggttaattatgactatttaaagagtaattgacagttatgtaattacccccacacattgcCTCCAAATActtgcaaaataaaagcaccactgCAATTTAGTtgctttaagtttctggttctgactaaaTAATTACTAATCATTAATGAGAGttactatttttttattattattttaaaatggcttaatctaaatcttttgcttcaatagggctatttttgtttttaaacgatcaattatgactatttaacaaATAGTTTAGAAATTAGacttctaaatcctttcaaaataaaagcatcaatgtaATTTTTTACCTTCAATACcaagatttttggttctgactgattAATtctgactagttattaaactattacactgttaggcaattaattacaaatactttcttcaaatccttTTAAATTCAAAGGCTAATCAGCTTTTTCATCCCTGTCAACAATACACCTTGGTcaacattttaatctttgtcatctttttttgctggtcaacttttgaatcgttgtaatctttttaatcttgtcatcatTTCACCTTggtcatttttttaatcgctATCATCGTTTTGAtctttttcatcgttttgtcgtagtcaactttgtgacgtcagcagcttaatcttgcggcagcagatcagctctcacATAATTTCTTGGGAAATTACATTTTCTAGTTAACATTGAGacttaaaatttaaatttatatttatcGTCTATATTTAGCCttcatttagctaaatgtgagaaaaaaaatatatacatactgtacatacatagaCAGAGCGCACACAGAGTACTGTGCAAAGGGTTTAGGTGTGAAAAAAATGATGTAAACAAAGAATGCTTTTGAAGATGCtgttatatatttaaatgtttcaatAAATTGAATAAAAGGCAAATTTCAATCACACAATCTACTTTTTTACGTTTTTTCCTGGCTTTGTGCAAGTGAACCTATAAGTATTGAAGCTGGTTTGAAGGCAAAAAGTAGTTTTGCCTTCAAGCTTTTATGTTGATCACATTCATTAACACAGGAAatgatgtgtttgtgaatgaatTGGAAAGACCAGAGCGATAATAGCTCATGTTAAAGCCACTCCATCGCTTCATTGGTCTTTCTCACAGATCCACTTCCGAGATGCCTCACAGCGCAGGTCATTCCACCAATCACCATAACCTATGATCTCTCCACAGTCCTCATCACCAGTCGGCCCACTATTATCAGGCTGGTTCGTCCCCCAGAACCTATCAGGTGTAAGAACAGAGCATGAAGTGGAGCAGAGTGAAGTCCAGACTACGACCATCTGGTCTGATTCACGTCTCAGTCTTACTGAGCTGAGGTGGAGGTCAGTGGAGTTCCATcgatccaggtccaggtcccCTCCTGGTCCCTGTCACTCAAACCAATCCAAGCATCCTGGTTGGTGAATCTAGAGATGAACCACTGatggaagaaaaacaacatgtaGGAAGAACAGATGTAGGAAGTTTGGAGTAAAATGTGGGACAGTGACAGCTTCTGTCCTGTACGTTGTGCTGAACCTGCTCTTTACTGGAGTCGATCACCACCAGATGTGCGTCTCTGCTTCTGCAGTCGTCTCTGCCGTCTGTCCAAGGTCCAGACTGACTGGAGAGGAGGTAACAGGAACAGCCGAACCTCCTCCATCCAGCAGGACATGTTTTACCTGTAGCAGAAAGCAACTACAGTAGCATCAGTTCAAACACACGTCCAGATGTGATATGATAGATGTGATGCAACAAATGGTTTTAGAGCTAATGTTgttaataatactaatactactactactactactactactactactactactactactactactactaataataataataataataataataataataataataatactatacactctgctgcagcttctgcattTCATTCACATTGGTCTTCAGCTGGTTTCTCTCCTCAGTCAGATCAGTGACGTTGGCTTTGATGGTGG
This genomic interval from Betta splendens chromosome 21, fBetSpl5.4, whole genome shotgun sequence contains the following:
- the LOC129603479 gene encoding C-type lectin domain family 4 member M-like — translated: MEPGPRSSERSRHGAVVLGLVLLSVLLLAGLICLGVHYHDAAAQLSTIKANVTDLTEERNQLKTNVNEMQKLQQSLLSATGKTCPAGWRRFGCSCYLLSSQSGPWTDGRDDCRSRDAHLVVIDSSKEQWFISRFTNQDAWIGLSDRDQEGTWTWIDGTPLTSTSAQFWGTNQPDNSGPTGDEDCGEIIGYGDWWNDLRCEASRKWICEKDQ